Proteins encoded together in one Astyanax mexicanus isolate ESR-SI-001 chromosome 10, AstMex3_surface, whole genome shotgun sequence window:
- the LOC125804848 gene encoding uncharacterized protein LOC125804848, whose amino-acid sequence MTSFNVLTFNVNVFTLQECNYLSICTKCEIVSTLVDKVNKLELHVRGLIRDRQQDSLLAAPGVSGRVSTPSTPALEPSQRGEWVTSRRHSRKAKANATAKATASPPKHHAPPVHVSNRFAPLSEAPTEEPVKGTLVIGDSIVRHVKLATPLGAPAATVTCLPGARAPDISGNLRLGNRRYSRVVIHVGANDIRLRQSEVTKANIKEVIKQAQTLSEEVICSGPIPMRRGDEAYSRLSSLNRWMSKWCAENHVGFIDNWLHFEGKPGLLGRDGVHPTREGAALLSCSIAHSLLVSRQSSIRSC is encoded by the coding sequence ATGACAAGCTTCAATGTTCTCACTTTCAATGTCAATGTCTTTACTCTGCAGGAATGTAATTACCTtagtatttgtactaagtgtgagatagttagcaccttggtggataaggtgaataagttagagctgcacgtccggggtttaataagggatagacagcaggattcactgttagcagccccgggtgtctcagggagagttagtaccccctcgactccggccttagagccctcacagcggggcgaatgggtaacgtctcggcggcatagtcgaaaggctaaggctaatgctaccgcaaaggccacagccagcccacctaaacaccacgctcccccagttcacgtgtcaaacaggtttgccccgctcagtgaagcaccaactgaggagcctgttaaaggtactctggtgataggagactctatcgtccgacacgtgaaattagctactcctttaggggcaccagcggcaacagttacttgtttaccgggagccagagcaccggacattagtggcaacctcaggttagggaataggagatattcgagggtagtaattcatgtaggggccaatgatattcgtctgcggcagtctgaagtaactaaggctaatattaaagaggtgattaaacaggcccagacgctgtccgaggaggtaatctgctctggccccatcccaatgaggcgtggtgatgaagcttacagcaggctttcttcgctgaaccgctggatgtccaagtggtgtgcagaaaatcatgtgggctttatagataactggctacactttgagggcaagcctggtcttttaggtagggatggtgtccaccccacgcgggagggtgctgccttactttcatgcagcatagctcatagtcttttagttagtcggcagagtagtattagaagctgctga